From Bacillus sp. Bos-x628, the proteins below share one genomic window:
- a CDS encoding NAD-dependent protein deacylase, which translates to MDHIKVAALREKLAQAEHITVLSGAGMSTESGIPDFRSTGGLWTEDTSRMEAMSRSYFLSHPHQFWPKFKELFQMKMSGDYEPNRGHAFLANLEKQGKHVDIFTQNIDGLHKKAGSLHVYELHGSIQTATCPSCQTQYDLPFLLKEEVPVCQKNSSSGKPCGRVLKPDVVLFGDRVQHFDQVERSLQETEVLLVIGTSLEVAPARYIPEDAARFPSIFKVMVNLSETEYDPLFDLVFHERIGDLVESL; encoded by the coding sequence GTGGATCACATAAAAGTGGCAGCGCTAAGAGAAAAATTGGCACAAGCTGAACATATCACGGTACTTTCAGGTGCTGGGATGAGCACTGAGTCAGGTATCCCAGATTTCCGGTCAACAGGTGGATTATGGACAGAAGACACATCTCGGATGGAGGCGATGAGCCGGTCCTATTTTTTATCACATCCCCATCAATTTTGGCCAAAATTCAAGGAATTGTTTCAAATGAAAATGAGTGGAGATTACGAGCCAAATAGAGGGCATGCTTTTTTAGCCAACCTTGAGAAGCAAGGAAAGCACGTGGATATTTTCACTCAAAATATCGACGGCCTGCATAAAAAGGCGGGAAGCCTTCATGTCTATGAACTGCATGGTTCGATTCAAACAGCGACTTGTCCTTCATGTCAGACGCAATATGACCTCCCCTTTTTACTAAAAGAAGAAGTGCCGGTTTGTCAAAAGAATTCCTCGAGTGGCAAACCATGTGGTCGTGTGCTGAAACCAGATGTAGTTCTTTTTGGAGACAGGGTGCAGCATTTTGACCAAGTGGAACGGTCACTCCAGGAAACAGAGGTGTTGCTGGTCATTGGAACGTCCCTAGAAGTGGCTCCTGCCCGATATATTCCGGAAGATGCTGCCCGATTTCCTTCCATCTTTAAGGTGATGGTAAACTTGAGTGAAACAGAATATGATCCGTTATTTGATCTAGTTTTTCACGAACGGATCGGTGATCTCGTAGAATCTCTATAA
- a CDS encoding mechanosensitive ion channel family protein, protein MFTQKFMDTYFTLDIATQIGISLCILLLFLLLRKVFTNYLFHIIFKLTNKSKTEVFNQIVVAFEKPARMFFVVLGLYFALRQAPYFEHHMDVIIKLYRSSIILMLTWGLCHLTASSSFLFQTVKSKFELEMDDILAPFLSKVLRFIIIALSISIIAQEFNYDVNGLVAGLGLGGLAFALAAQDTVANFFGGVVIITEKPFTMGDFVETPSVLGTVEDISFRSTKFRTPAEAVVTVPNSTLSKEPITNWTRMNKRQITFSVHVSYNTPKENIDKCIKRLKEMLQEHDGVHKETIMVNLDLLADSYLNLFFNFYTNTTVWSENLNIKQDINFRIIDIFHQEGVEFAFPGQTIYMKQKGEKQTSE, encoded by the coding sequence ATGTTTACACAAAAATTTATGGATACGTATTTTACATTGGATATTGCAACCCAAATTGGGATTAGTCTTTGTATTTTATTGCTTTTTTTATTGCTTCGAAAGGTGTTTACGAATTATTTGTTTCATATTATTTTTAAATTGACAAATAAGTCTAAAACAGAAGTCTTTAATCAAATTGTAGTGGCGTTCGAAAAGCCTGCCAGAATGTTTTTTGTGGTACTAGGTTTATATTTCGCTTTAAGACAGGCGCCATACTTTGAGCACCATATGGATGTCATTATTAAGCTGTATAGGTCTTCAATTATATTGATGTTGACGTGGGGGCTTTGTCATTTAACCGCTTCTTCTTCCTTCTTATTTCAAACGGTCAAATCGAAGTTTGAATTAGAAATGGATGATATTCTAGCACCATTTTTATCAAAAGTGCTTCGCTTCATTATTATTGCACTGAGTATTAGTATCATTGCACAAGAATTTAACTATGATGTGAATGGGCTTGTGGCAGGGCTTGGTCTAGGAGGTCTAGCATTTGCGCTAGCCGCACAGGACACGGTGGCGAACTTCTTCGGAGGAGTTGTGATTATTACAGAAAAGCCATTTACAATGGGTGATTTTGTGGAGACACCGAGTGTGTTAGGTACTGTAGAGGACATTTCATTTAGGAGCACAAAGTTTAGAACACCTGCCGAAGCGGTTGTGACGGTTCCGAATTCCACACTTTCAAAAGAGCCAATTACAAACTGGACAAGAATGAATAAGCGGCAGATTACATTCTCGGTTCATGTTTCCTACAATACACCGAAGGAAAATATTGATAAATGCATCAAGCGTCTAAAAGAAATGTTGCAAGAGCATGATGGTGTTCATAAGGAAACCATTATGGTGAACCTCGATCTTTTGGCAGACAGCTATTTGAATTTATTTTTCAACTTTTATACAAACACAACTGTTTGGTCAGAGAACCTGAATATTAAACAAGACATTAACTTTCGCATTATTGATATTTTCCATCAAGAAGGCGTAGAATTTGCCTTCCCAGGTCAAACCATTTACATGAAACAAAAGGGTGAAAAGCAGACTAGTGAATAA
- a CDS encoding YhdX family protein — protein sequence MGKGRIRVEERIKVETDAEMFKATLLDQTQKKK from the coding sequence TTGGGTAAAGGGAGAATTAGAGTGGAAGAACGTATTAAGGTCGAAACGGATGCTGAAATGTTTAAAGCGACTCTCCTTGATCAGACTCAGAAGAAAAAGTAG
- a CDS encoding glycerophosphodiester phosphodiesterase family protein, with the protein MYIIAHRGSSSDAPENTIAAFDLAVQQGADYLELDVQFTMDQQVVVIHDDTVDRTTDGSGPVMGYTLDELKKLDAGSWFHQRYANERVPTLQEILERYSQRVGILIELKHPKRQIGIEKAVSEIINRFSYSRHIMVQSFNDTALQRIKAYCPALQTAFIIKPSVGKLMKRKLAVYSTFADCLNMKKTMMNRFWIDRIHSSGMDVFIWTIKDQKTANRIKKYPIDGVVTDHPLFFKRRND; encoded by the coding sequence GTGTATATTATTGCGCATAGAGGATCATCAAGCGATGCCCCAGAAAATACGATAGCCGCTTTCGATTTAGCAGTTCAGCAAGGTGCAGATTATCTTGAGTTAGACGTTCAGTTTACAATGGATCAGCAGGTCGTTGTGATACATGATGATACAGTTGATCGAACGACAGATGGCAGCGGACCAGTCATGGGGTATACACTTGATGAGCTAAAAAAACTAGATGCCGGAAGCTGGTTTCATCAAAGGTATGCCAATGAACGAGTGCCAACCTTACAAGAAATTCTTGAAAGATATAGTCAACGTGTCGGCATATTAATTGAGTTAAAGCATCCAAAACGACAGATTGGCATTGAAAAGGCAGTTAGCGAGATCATTAATCGGTTCTCATATTCACGTCATATCATGGTTCAATCTTTTAATGACACTGCGCTTCAACGAATCAAAGCTTACTGCCCTGCTCTTCAAACAGCTTTTATTATTAAGCCATCAGTTGGAAAACTGATGAAAAGAAAATTAGCGGTTTACAGCACCTTCGCTGATTGCCTAAATATGAAAAAAACCATGATGAATCGTTTTTGGATAGACCGCATCCACTCAAGTGGGATGGATGTATTTATATGGACAATAAAAGATCAAAAAACAGCCAATCGTATAAAAAAATACCCAATTGATGGAGTGGTTACTGATCATCCACTTTTTTTCAAAAGGAGAAATGATTGA
- the crcB gene encoding fluoride efflux transporter CrcB encodes MKAYLAVFIGGFIGTLCRYELSQTVLSQTFPYATLIENVLGSLFLGLVTGSFMFQQKKRFVYPLIGTGFCGGFTTMSTFSKETVFLLQAGQFTSSMMYILLSVFAGVAAALTGLIIAQQLFHQRKQQTKGNR; translated from the coding sequence ATGAAAGCTTATCTCGCCGTTTTTATTGGTGGATTCATCGGTACACTATGCAGATATGAGCTAAGTCAAACTGTCCTCAGTCAAACCTTTCCCTATGCTACACTGATTGAAAATGTCTTAGGCAGTCTGTTTCTTGGCCTTGTTACAGGATCCTTTATGTTTCAGCAGAAAAAAAGGTTCGTTTACCCTTTGATCGGGACAGGGTTTTGCGGTGGCTTTACAACGATGTCCACATTCTCTAAAGAAACTGTGTTCCTTCTGCAGGCTGGGCAATTCACTTCAAGTATGATGTATATATTGCTCTCAGTTTTTGCCGGAGTTGCTGCTGCCTTAACCGGACTCATCATAGCGCAGCAGCTATTTCATCAAAGGAAACAGCAGACGAAAGGAAACAGATAA
- a CDS encoding CrcB family protein — MIIFYTAIAGGFGSALRFSMSKYFQQADTHARFPYSIILINLLGAAGLGLLTGVIVSNHPLLVIIGTGFFGGFTTFSTFSVEAATLLLQRQIGKLTIYLLVTILGSLFLFAVLYQMGQALV; from the coding sequence ATGATTATTTTTTATACAGCCATAGCTGGAGGATTTGGCAGTGCGCTTCGTTTTTCGATGAGCAAGTATTTTCAGCAAGCAGACACACATGCTCGTTTCCCGTATAGTATCATTCTCATTAATTTATTAGGCGCAGCCGGTTTAGGTTTACTTACAGGTGTGATCGTATCCAATCATCCACTCCTTGTGATCATTGGAACTGGCTTTTTTGGCGGTTTTACTACTTTCTCCACTTTTAGTGTAGAAGCCGCTACCTTGCTGCTGCAACGTCAAATAGGCAAACTGACCATCTATTTACTTGTGACAATTTTAGGCTCTTTATTCCTTTTTGCCGTCTTGTATCAAATGGGACAAGCGCTCGTTTAA
- a CDS encoding transcriptional regulator: MLWYETASITEKKTSMKRIEFHLKNFKNYQAAILNIERQLEKRSPLHQDQLTWKKLEEQKSQYELIVACIETALKELDEIERQLIDYKYFRDWRMAKCALEIGYSEKTLFLLKRQLMDQLLISLAAITNI; encoded by the coding sequence ATGCTTTGGTATGAAACAGCTAGTATAACGGAGAAAAAAACCTCAATGAAACGAATTGAGTTTCATTTAAAGAACTTCAAAAATTATCAGGCTGCGATCTTAAATATTGAAAGGCAGCTTGAAAAAAGAAGCCCGCTGCATCAAGATCAATTGACGTGGAAAAAGCTTGAGGAACAGAAAAGCCAGTATGAACTGATTGTTGCATGTATTGAAACAGCTTTAAAAGAATTGGATGAAATAGAACGGCAACTAATTGATTATAAGTATTTTCGTGATTGGCGCATGGCAAAATGTGCTCTTGAAATCGGTTATAGTGAAAAAACGCTATTTTTATTGAAGCGGCAACTGATGGATCAACTACTCATCAGCTTAGCTGCCATCACCAACATTTAA
- a CDS encoding hemolysin family protein, whose product MDDIVNLSIVGVLIALTAFFVASEFAIVKVRSSRINQLVAEGSKKAIMAKKVTSRLDEYLSACQLGITVTSLGLGWIGKPAVKELLVRSFGLTNIPDSAISLISATLAFSIITFLHVVVGELAPKTLAIQKAEKIALWLAGPLHAFYILMFPVIYVLNGSARLLTKMMGIDMDSEKEHSHSEEELKILLSESLKNGEINPSEYNYMNNIFDFDNRIAREIMIPRKEICAIPEDMPLDEILAIMTKKKYTRFPVFSGDKDHVIGMLNKKQLFSDIVYQEKKDQIKIKDYIYPVIEVIDTIPIQELLVKMQRDRMHMAILTDEYGGTSGLVTTEDILEEIVGDIRDEFDQDEQPVIQKKADHHYVLDGKVRLSEIQDFIDLAYDDDEIDTIGGLILKENIDIEEGQSIYIDDICIKVLEMDGRYIKKIDLKKGITSLEEGTSLTGFDINEPLLVNEMTLSEK is encoded by the coding sequence ATGGACGATATTGTTAATCTGAGTATAGTCGGTGTTTTGATTGCTTTAACCGCTTTCTTTGTTGCATCTGAATTTGCCATTGTAAAGGTGAGAAGTTCAAGAATTAATCAGCTTGTTGCAGAAGGGTCTAAAAAGGCCATCATGGCGAAAAAGGTGACATCAAGGCTAGATGAATATTTGTCTGCCTGCCAGCTTGGAATTACGGTGACATCACTTGGTTTAGGGTGGATCGGTAAGCCGGCAGTGAAAGAACTTTTGGTACGCAGTTTCGGTTTGACAAACATTCCTGATTCAGCAATCAGCCTGATCTCAGCAACACTTGCGTTCTCTATTATTACCTTTTTGCATGTGGTCGTCGGTGAGCTTGCGCCCAAAACGCTCGCCATTCAAAAGGCAGAAAAAATAGCGCTTTGGCTGGCAGGTCCACTACATGCTTTTTATATCCTCATGTTTCCTGTTATTTATGTGTTAAATGGTTCAGCACGTTTATTAACCAAAATGATGGGGATTGATATGGATTCTGAAAAAGAGCATTCCCATTCGGAAGAGGAATTGAAAATTTTATTGTCTGAGAGCTTAAAAAATGGAGAAATCAATCCATCAGAATATAATTACATGAACAATATTTTTGATTTTGATAATCGAATAGCTAGAGAGATTATGATTCCGAGAAAAGAAATATGTGCCATTCCAGAAGATATGCCATTGGATGAAATACTGGCCATCATGACAAAGAAAAAGTATACACGCTTTCCTGTGTTTTCAGGGGATAAAGACCATGTCATTGGCATGCTCAATAAAAAGCAGCTCTTTTCAGATATTGTATATCAAGAAAAAAAAGATCAAATCAAGATCAAAGATTACATTTATCCAGTGATTGAAGTCATAGACACCATTCCGATTCAGGAGCTTCTCGTTAAGATGCAGCGCGATAGAATGCATATGGCGATCTTAACAGATGAATATGGCGGAACGTCAGGACTTGTCACGACAGAAGATATTTTAGAAGAGATTGTTGGCGACATTCGAGATGAATTTGATCAAGATGAGCAGCCAGTCATTCAAAAAAAAGCAGATCATCATTACGTATTAGATGGCAAAGTGAGATTGAGTGAAATTCAAGATTTCATTGACCTTGCCTATGATGATGATGAAATTGATACAATTGGTGGCTTAATCTTAAAGGAAAATATTGATATTGAGGAAGGGCAATCAATTTATATTGATGACATCTGTATAAAGGTTCTAGAAATGGACGGTCGATATATAAAAAAGATCGACCTGAAAAAAGGTATCACTTCATTAGAGGAAGGAACCTCACTGACTGGGTTTGATATAAATGAGCCGCTGTTAGTAAACGAAATGACCTTGAGCGAAAAATAA
- a CDS encoding MerR family transcriptional regulator has protein sequence MTVRRRCSDGAEKKYRIGELAQIAQVTKRTVDYYTNLGLLAPVRSCSNYRYYDEHALKRLQLIVFCKQQRLALSDIKSRLDEQFPSQKEEQDELVHLTSDIDRMNEHMDRILARCKQLQPEQREKLKEQLTPEKMTAVQSFLLLLS, from the coding sequence GTGACGGTTAGGAGGAGATGTTCAGATGGGGCTGAGAAAAAGTATCGTATTGGTGAACTAGCACAGATTGCACAGGTAACGAAAAGAACAGTGGACTACTATACAAATCTAGGACTGCTGGCGCCTGTCAGATCTTGCTCGAATTATCGTTATTACGATGAACATGCTTTAAAACGATTACAATTAATCGTTTTTTGCAAACAGCAGAGATTGGCTCTTTCTGACATCAAATCCAGATTAGATGAACAATTCCCTTCCCAAAAAGAAGAACAAGATGAACTTGTCCATTTAACCTCTGATATTGATCGGATGAATGAGCATATGGACCGCATTTTGGCACGTTGTAAGCAGCTTCAGCCAGAACAACGTGAAAAATTAAAAGAGCAGCTTACTCCTGAAAAAATGACGGCTGTCCAATCATTTTTACTGCTGTTAAGTTAA
- a CDS encoding hemolysin family protein — translation MDIVNLLIVALLIALTAFFVASEFAIIRLRSSRIDQLIAEGNKTAVAVKHVTTHLDEYLSACQLGITITALGIGWLGEETIAHMLAPLFAELSIPQSASHIITFIIAFSIMTFLHVVVGELAPKTLAIQKAEQVSLLFARPLMIFYKVMFPFIWVLNGSARLLTKAFGLQQVSEHDMAHSEEELRIILSESYKSGEINQSEFKYVNKIFEFDDRLAKEIMIPRTEVVSFPHDITIEEMLKVTKVEKYTRYPIEDGDKDNIIGVVNIKEVLTACISGECSTSDTIEKFVNPIIHVIETVPVHDLLLKMQRERVHMAILSDEYGGTAGLVTVEDILEEIVGEIRDEFDIDEINEVRKLGEDHYILDGKVLVDQVNLLLGISLDNEEVDTIGGWFLTQKYEVEKNDSIREQGYEFIINEVDGHHVAYIEVKKLNEQLLEAAEEGAS, via the coding sequence TTGGACATAGTTAATTTACTCATAGTTGCTTTACTCATAGCTTTGACTGCATTTTTCGTGGCGTCAGAGTTTGCGATCATTCGCTTAAGAAGCTCAAGAATTGATCAATTAATAGCAGAAGGTAATAAAACAGCAGTTGCTGTTAAGCACGTAACGACTCATCTTGATGAGTATTTATCTGCCTGTCAGCTTGGGATTACCATTACCGCACTTGGTATTGGTTGGTTAGGGGAAGAAACCATTGCGCATATGCTTGCACCACTATTTGCAGAACTGTCGATTCCTCAATCAGCTAGTCACATCATCACTTTTATTATTGCGTTTAGTATCATGACGTTTTTACACGTTGTGGTTGGAGAGCTTGCGCCAAAAACACTTGCCATTCAAAAGGCTGAGCAAGTATCTCTGCTTTTTGCTAGACCACTGATGATATTTTACAAAGTGATGTTCCCGTTCATTTGGGTTTTAAATGGATCTGCTCGTTTATTAACAAAAGCGTTTGGTCTTCAGCAAGTATCTGAGCATGATATGGCACACTCTGAAGAAGAATTGCGGATTATTTTATCAGAAAGCTATAAAAGCGGCGAAATTAACCAGTCTGAATTCAAATATGTCAATAAAATTTTCGAATTTGATGACCGGTTGGCGAAAGAAATTATGATTCCTCGTACCGAGGTCGTCAGCTTCCCCCATGACATTACCATTGAGGAAATGCTGAAAGTCACCAAGGTAGAGAAATATACACGTTATCCAATTGAAGATGGAGACAAAGACAATATTATCGGTGTAGTAAATATTAAAGAGGTTCTCACAGCCTGCATTAGTGGAGAGTGTTCAACAAGTGATACGATCGAAAAGTTTGTGAACCCGATTATTCATGTGATTGAAACGGTTCCCGTTCATGATTTATTGCTCAAAATGCAGCGTGAACGTGTACACATGGCCATCTTATCAGATGAATACGGCGGAACAGCAGGACTTGTCACCGTTGAAGATATCTTAGAAGAAATTGTCGGAGAAATCCGTGATGAATTCGACATAGACGAAATCAACGAAGTTCGTAAACTTGGCGAAGACCATTACATCTTAGATGGGAAAGTCCTTGTGGATCAAGTCAACCTGCTCTTAGGTATTTCACTTGATAATGAAGAAGTTGACACGATCGGCGGCTGGTTCCTCACGCAGAAATATGAAGTGGAGAAAAATGACTCCATTCGTGAACAAGGCTATGAATTTATTATTAATGAAGTCGATGGGCATCACGTAGCATACATTGAAGTGAAGAAATTAAATGAACAACTATTAGAAGCAGCCGAAGAAGGCGCTTCATAA
- a CDS encoding 1-acyl-sn-glycerol-3-phosphate acyltransferase, which yields MYKFSGYTLKALFALRGGIKVYQKENLPTDRGFVIACTHEGFVDVLALGVGILPFEIHYMAKKELFANKWIGGFLKRIHAFPVDRENPGPSSIKTPIKLLKEGKIVGIFPSGTRTTGDVPLKRGAVTIAQLGKAPIVPAAYKGPSNAKTLFKKGKMRLIIGEPIELTEFEHLPPKERLGAMTEVLNTKIKELEAQLKGMA from the coding sequence ATGTATAAATTTTCAGGATATACCTTAAAAGCATTATTTGCTCTCCGAGGCGGAATAAAAGTGTACCAAAAAGAGAATCTGCCAACGGATCGAGGTTTTGTCATTGCTTGTACGCATGAGGGTTTTGTGGATGTTCTTGCATTAGGGGTAGGAATTCTCCCGTTTGAGATCCACTATATGGCGAAAAAAGAATTGTTTGCAAATAAATGGATTGGTGGATTCTTAAAAAGGATTCATGCTTTCCCAGTTGATCGAGAGAATCCTGGACCGAGCAGTATTAAAACGCCTATTAAATTATTAAAAGAAGGAAAGATCGTGGGGATTTTTCCAAGTGGAACACGAACAACAGGAGATGTCCCTTTAAAAAGAGGGGCTGTCACTATTGCACAATTGGGAAAAGCTCCGATTGTGCCAGCAGCCTACAAAGGCCCATCAAATGCGAAAACCCTTTTCAAGAAGGGGAAAATGCGTTTAATCATTGGGGAGCCGATCGAGCTTACTGAATTCGAGCATCTGCCTCCAAAAGAAAGATTAGGTGCTATGACCGAAGTGTTAAATACAAAAATTAAAGAACTAGAAGCACAATTAAAAGGGATGGCATAA
- a CDS encoding sigma-70 family RNA polymerase sigma factor, giving the protein MTIDEIYQMYMNDVYRFLLSMTKDKHLAEDLLQETFMRAYIHIHSYDHSKVKPWLFQVARNAFIDYVRKHKKEVTISDDLIGGLLQTSVQSPAEQIEIKEVLTMYLEQLPDNYKEALTLYYLKELNYKEASKVMNITEANFKSVLFRARQRLKALYNRGVNDE; this is encoded by the coding sequence GTGACGATCGATGAAATTTATCAAATGTATATGAACGATGTTTACAGGTTTCTGCTCTCCATGACAAAAGACAAACATTTGGCAGAAGACTTATTGCAAGAAACCTTTATGCGTGCTTATATACATATTCATTCCTACGACCATAGCAAAGTGAAGCCTTGGTTATTTCAGGTAGCACGAAATGCTTTTATTGATTATGTCAGGAAACATAAAAAAGAAGTGACCATATCGGATGATCTGATTGGTGGTCTTTTACAAACATCTGTACAAAGTCCTGCTGAACAGATTGAAATAAAAGAAGTGCTCACCATGTATTTAGAGCAGCTTCCAGATAACTACAAGGAAGCGTTGACACTGTATTATTTAAAAGAACTGAACTACAAGGAAGCATCCAAGGTCATGAATATTACTGAAGCAAATTTTAAAAGTGTCTTATTTCGTGCAAGGCAGCGCCTAAAAGCACTTTACAATAGAGGTGTTAATGATGAATGA
- a CDS encoding anti-sigma factor, with protein MNEEFNKRWEQYNNGEMNEEEMMAFEEELEENEKRLSQELHDSDWTDFSISPEKQRAILQYGKRKSYLRISVLAVISTLIILPLCTLGSYLYYGVGGAESKGNHFMETAAITVALTKPNVAIDMKDLKGQVKLFGMNTELKLQKQIGNKTEAIGSEQIEMFFDKIKQPTVSFYGDNAKNTEQFFSHPSIQADASKKQTLTTLDKLPEGTVSEVYVSYDRAYTPKDVYSFAKKYDIKVLWNAIKTEDSLSGNQRPIGFPGKDSEFLKELQHTSKTEVDQFKDALAYVNQHPTWVKTISGRPELDLSNRIRYINQNGVAIYGSVITGPSKEIEKLVKNKRIKTAKVSEVELWNW; from the coding sequence ATGAATGAAGAGTTTAACAAGCGATGGGAACAATATAATAATGGCGAAATGAATGAGGAAGAAATGATGGCGTTTGAAGAAGAGCTTGAAGAAAATGAAAAGCGTTTAAGTCAAGAACTGCACGACTCAGATTGGACGGACTTTTCGATCAGTCCTGAAAAGCAAAGAGCCATTTTACAGTATGGAAAAAGAAAATCTTATTTACGCATTTCAGTACTTGCCGTAATCTCTACCCTCATTATTTTGCCGCTCTGTACACTTGGAAGTTATCTATATTACGGGGTTGGCGGAGCAGAAAGCAAAGGCAATCATTTTATGGAAACGGCCGCAATAACTGTTGCACTGACAAAACCAAACGTGGCGATTGATATGAAGGATTTAAAAGGACAAGTCAAACTGTTCGGCATGAACACAGAGCTAAAGCTTCAAAAACAAATTGGCAACAAAACAGAAGCTATTGGCAGCGAGCAAATTGAAATGTTTTTTGATAAAATAAAGCAGCCAACTGTCTCTTTTTATGGCGACAATGCAAAAAATACAGAACAGTTCTTTAGCCATCCTTCTATTCAAGCAGATGCATCTAAAAAACAAACACTGACAACATTAGACAAACTGCCAGAAGGAACAGTGAGTGAAGTATATGTATCGTATGACAGAGCCTATACACCAAAGGACGTCTATTCATTTGCTAAGAAATACGATATAAAAGTGCTATGGAACGCCATTAAAACAGAGGATTCATTAAGTGGTAATCAGCGTCCGATCGGTTTTCCTGGCAAAGACTCAGAGTTTTTAAAAGAACTTCAGCACACATCGAAAACAGAAGTAGATCAATTCAAAGATGCGCTTGCCTATGTCAATCAACACCCAACATGGGTGAAAACCATCTCCGGCAGACCTGAACTCGATCTATCTAATCGGATACGCTATATCAATCAAAATGGCGTCGCCATTTATGGCTCTGTCATCACAGGACCTTCTAAAGAAATCGAGAAGCTCGTGAAAAATAAACGAATTAAAACGGCAAAAGTAAGCGAGGTGGAATTATGGAATTGGTAA
- a CDS encoding anti-sigma factor, which produces MELVRIFKEHNVFGWISVGTAILSLLMLNLAIISNVTFYSFQMLPFAMAAVPFGIIELIIKKGRTGPGFLGVVLNIFVIVCVYAIVSIDVDLQLGF; this is translated from the coding sequence ATGGAATTGGTAAGAATTTTTAAAGAGCATAATGTATTTGGCTGGATTTCTGTCGGAACTGCTATTTTATCGTTGCTTATGTTGAACCTCGCCATTATAAGCAACGTGACATTTTATTCTTTTCAAATGCTGCCCTTTGCAATGGCCGCAGTTCCCTTTGGCATTATTGAACTGATCATTAAAAAAGGGCGTACTGGTCCAGGTTTCCTAGGCGTTGTCTTGAATATTTTTGTCATCGTCTGTGTCTATGCGATTGTTTCCATCGATGTAGATCTTCAATTAGGTTTTTAA